From the Glycine max cultivar Williams 82 chromosome 11, Glycine_max_v4.0, whole genome shotgun sequence genome, the window TGGGAGACTTTGTGGTTGTGTTGCTCCACTCAACCAATTCCTTAGAGTTTgctcataaatttatttatgtattggTATTTGTTCAATTTGAAATTATGTAATTGCATAAGTATGTAAATTCAaataatcttcttttttttttcaaattacataTTAGTTTATCAGAAAAAGTACTAGTTGTGATATGAGATTATGGAGAATACTCACTTAGCCACATCGTATTCAGGGTATAACTCAGCAACCTTGTCCACAAGATCACTAAAGTGACGAATAGATTCCACACACAAGTGCCTTCCTGCTGCTTTCTTGTTCTCAAGTGCCAAAATATGTGCCAATGCTATGTCTTTGAAGTGAGCCGTTCCCATAAAGAAGTCCTCGTAGGTCTCTTTGCCCCCTGTAACAAGTTCCAAACGCTTGTGCTATTATATACTATTAGCCTTGAGTCACAAAGAGAGTGATTGAGATTTAGGAGAAGGTTCTTTTGCTCCAAGAGTTCATAATATGTGCATGCTGCTCAATTTTCTGTTTTGAGGTTCTTTTCAGTTCTGTTAGGTTAAAtggtcaaaattaaatttacacgCACTGTCTTTCATTTCTAGTTAATTTGAATAGTAAATTAccaaaatttaatgaaatttaaatgagtAACTAAGAGCACCTCCAAGAGAGTTGTTGTGTAGAGCTTAACTTATTAAATACTGACCCTTCACAAAAAATGTTCACAAGATCAATCACTTTAAATGATATGTAGGTATTTTTATGAAATGTAAAGATATAgagttatttgtattttataagATGTTGTCTTGTTGGattggagaaaaaaattgttcacatggtaaaaataaaaataagtgatgTGTAAGAATAAGATTCACACaagatttgtaaaaataaaataaaataacaggaAAATGCTCTAAAATTGAAAACTTGTGGCCATGTACTTAATCTAATTTAGACAACGTTATTAGAAGTAATGGTGGATATTCTTATAGATAGCTAATAGGAGGTTCAACATTTCAaatatatgttataaaaaaagatagcGATAGTATGCACGACCTAAATTTAGTGAGAATTAGCTCATTTAAACTTAGGCTTATAAAGGTTGATTCATTTAACCAACATGttaaatgaatttgatttttgaggATGTGGGCAACTTGTTTAAGCCGGATATTAACAtttattgaaaacaacaaaataattaaatgtgggtatttctttccttttttggtaTGCCACGTGTTACATTTGTATTCATTGATTGAGTGGTGATATATGATAATTACCTTTGAGAACACTAACAAGCACAGCCATGCTTGAATTGATTCTTGGAGGAAGCAGAGGGCCCAATGCTGTACCAGGGTTTATCATGACAACATCAAAACCTGTCTCCTTCGCAAAGTCCCAACCCGCTTTCTCTGCTAGAGTCTTTGCAATGGGATAATACAACTGCCCCACAACACAATAATTCAAATTAGGTAGACCCAACAAAAGAAAAGTATATGCCCCACCCCATcaataattttcctttttttttaacccCCATCAGTAAATTTGTCACAACATTAGTTTCAGGTGAGTCAAGGGTAAAGATATTTTTCATCGAAATGAGAAGTggaaaataatttgaataagTTAAAGTTCAGTTTAATAATTTGAATAAGTTAAAGTTCAGTTTGTGATCGTAACTTCTCCACGTATTATGGCAAACGGAATTTGTGGAAGgagaaaaatattcattataatAATCTGTGTGGTATACAATTTTAGTCACATTCAAAATTTGCTAGAATGTTTGCCACATCCAACGCCTTTAATCCtgtgaaaaatatttctttttatataattaaaatttatgataagtattataattcaatatataataaatatttttaaatatataatttatatttcagGCTTATGACGAGTAATTAAAACTAtgagataaaatgatttttactattaaaatctttttttaaaataattattgaaattcaacttaaaaataaagataacagAGATTAGACTGAAAGAGAGAACCATTTAGATCTCTCCActtaaaatagaaacattagTCTTCCATCGAAAATCAGTTATTAATTTTggtcaaatatttaattttacataagtTTGATTTCTTTGGTCTAATTCAACAAgttctaatatatttatttaagatatcatcaataaataatttaattaattaaaaatttaaatataatattttttagtgaacttaaatataattttaattctcttacTTTGTtcaattcttatttttagtccctcaatttttaaattaaagacacttatttttctatattagAAAATCCACAATCTTTTTATTCATGACTTTAGtgtaaaatatatcaattttgtTGACAAATAATTTCcatcaaaaaaaaatttgactaatcataatataattttttctctcaatcaCAATTTTATCATCCATAATTCTTGAATCcaaaatattacttaaaaaactaaattaagtaCCACTCGaatcaataatttattactgaacattcataattttgattcacttcttaattttatttttttattttgattgaactaaattataaacttaacatatttatttaaagtagaaatgatttaattaagtaaaatataaaaaataattaatgtagaaaaattgaactaaaatcacaaatttttaaaatagaaaaatcaaacatttCTGTTAACAAGCACTAACCCCCTTTTGCTTGCAGTATTCAAGGTCCGTCCAACACTCTTCTCCCTTAATCTTATCAGCTGGCCAATTAGGACTTGGCATAATCGACGAAATCGATGAAGTCGCCACCACGCGCTCCACCCCTGCTTCCTTCGCCGCCTTCAACACATTAACCGTTCCTTTTATCGCCGGTTCCAATATCTGTTTCTGTATTTTCTCACACCCCACATAAAATTACTTAATgtaaaacaaaatcattaaatacTACTAACATTTACTACTAATTTGGACCCTACATGCAGGGAAAGCACAAACGAGATGGAAGACAAGTACACTTCAATTGTATAGTTTAATAAATGGTTAAAGTTAAAGTTAACTATAATAGTTTTAACCATATAGAATTGTATATGGTTAAGGCTAAGATATATATGTTTAACATTTTCTTACTTCTCATGTTTCATTAGatatacttttatatttattgatttaattacttatttaatctttatatccgtacaatttttatattttagttgttacatctaataattattcattttgaatcttattatatatataaaaaaaattattttattttattccttgAAACTAAAATTGGCTAAAAcagatttaaaaatatgttttttataatcAGGGGATATTTGTGGTTTCTTATTTGGCATCCATTAATCCTTCTTGTTCTATAAGATTGATTCGTTTTGTATTttcagttaaaattttatttctaatgaaaatcaaatctcatattttgattaagaaactactaaaatatcaaattaattgtaTCAATAACTTTTGatggatgaagaagaaaaagagtgtGTGGGTAAAGATTAAAAAGAGTAATGTTTAAGAGATAAAGATTCTGTGGATTTATGAAGTACATTAGTAATTAAGCCATTTATGTAAATATTGGAGTGTGTTAagtgattttaaatatttttaacctcGGGATCTTCGACTTGACCAATGATGTTAGGACATGCAAGGTGGATTACGCCGGAACAACCCTTTATGGCAGCGGCAATGGAGTCGATGTCAAGAAGATCCATTTCAAAAAAATGGAGATGACTCTTTGCTCCTTCCATTTCCTCCAAATGTTTCGTCTCATTTTCATCCTCTGCAAGTGTcatcacaatattattattattttcaccaaattaaactaaaaaacaatatattattatactttcTATTCTAATTCTAACTAATGTGCGCGCGGTGTTTATATGTATATGAATAACATCTTCACGTATTGATGATGTATGTAAATTTCTAGTTTTTTGTGGCACGAAAAGattttactaattaaataaaCGACTGTGTGAGAGAGAGGGATCAGGAAATTAAGATTAGAAACtaattaatattgaaattaataaatagtgGGCGTAACTGATATCTTGGACGGTGGCATGGACGGTGTAACCACGCTGGAGGAGGAGTAGGACCACCCATGATCCGATGGCGCCGCTGGCTCCGGTGACACAAACCACCTTCGACATAGGGTTGCTTTGTTAGTTCAGTGATGCTCTTCTTTTAACTTGTTTAGTGTGATGAAGGAAGACACAATCCTACTATATAAAGAAGCTCGTGCAGGGAATAAATTGGAAAGACTTCAGAGAAATCCATGTATTTGgagataattaatatttttgaaccggaacgataaaaaaatttccttcaaatatttaaaattctttcctttaaatatttaaaacaattaaatatcacaatttgattttaagaaaataattgtaCACCGTCCGTACTTAATGATAATATTGGAAAGACTGACTCTTCAAAGAAAATGTGACTTACCTATAAACATTTATATTACCAGGTTGAATGCTTGGAGGACTATATATCGTTCCACTAAGATTATTTCTGTGAGATCAACTAATGCTTACCAAAAGAATATTAGATTCACCATAGGAAAATAGTTGAACCTATAATATTTGATCTCAtacatgttggatcaagtggcctcagaataattaagaaggggggaaatggttgtgaatttggatacatctcccgtcatatgcttggaaTATTCACTGTCGATGTACtacttcttccttacagattcttctttgttattgtcatgagattttgtcatgagacacaagttgacttggtcttcatcatgatcttgaaataacatattcctgaaaatacttttgaaaaataaagaatctaaagaggccattaatcttgaagtggttagactttctacaagatacctgctcggATACCACTTGTttctaggtttttgtgttgtggtgtATTTGCATCTATACTATTGTGGGtatgtaaggtcctatttctattgcttcccaaatgtttaaatctatggcttcaatgaaaatctgcatacgggttttccaataatggtaaccctcaccattgaaaatgggtggtctATGAATgaaatttccttcaggaaacaaatctttaggaaaaatctttcctaatgaagatttaatcaataaagttttaagatgtttaagtagggaatggcagcctaaggtaactgctatttctgaaagtaaagatctttcttctatgtctcttgctactttatttgaaaaattgcaggaacatgagatggaactccaacggcttaatcaaaatgaagaaaccgacaaaaagaagagaatgaTAGCCTTTAAAGCCTCAtcatcaatgcaagaagaaaatgaagaagaagattcagatgatgaagaagacttctcactctttgtgaagaagtttcagaaatttgtcaagaaaagaagaatcgagaggcgtcagaacttcaacaatggaagaaaatcacaagaagACTCTCAAGTTCTTAGATGTTACAATGCAACCAACTTGGTCACATTAAAGATAATTGcccttcaaatgaagaatgaCCTGAGAAGAGTGATAAGAAAAGGTATGATGAAAGAAGGACCAAAAAggcctacattgcatgggatgacaatgattcatccgatggttcagaaaaggagattaatcttcTAACCAAGGATTATGAGAGTGATGAAAACATTTCTCAAGAAggttaaacaaaaatcaaaagtataactttcatctttgaagatctagacatctttaatcatgaaaaaggtaacatcaaaaccattctcttgttaaaatttatttttggttgaaattttcctttcaattaatttgattatgatgactaacaaattttttattttgtttgtccTGATTAATTGAAACTGTGAGTATGTGTTTATatgttcttgattgagtttatttttaaacatgatGTCtcctttaaaaattttgataatatttatgATCTTTATTCTTCATTACTTGAGTTGAGTTGATTATTgtgatataattgaatatataaatatacatgtttcctataaataattatgcatgattttgaatatgatatgtgaattatttgattaagattcattcataaagtattttttaatatatatttttctatctaAGAAAGTATTTTGATACTCATTCAAATCCCTCTTCCCCTAAAAGTCaatcaacttttattttttggctaaaatgctctctggtaattgattaccatattagtgtaatcgattacagacagttatttttttactaaaatgctctttggtaatcgattaccatattagtataatcgattacaacgcgtccctgcacctatatattcaaatttcaaaatcagaAATATGCATCTTCTCTCTTTTTCGAAAACCTTCGTTCCCAATTCTCCTTTctgccatatctcactcatttcttgcccaaatcaccccccacaaagccca encodes:
- the LOC100806281 gene encoding cinnamoyl-CoA reductase 1, with protein sequence MSKVVCVTGASGAIGSWVVLLLLQRGYTVHATVQDIKDENETKHLEEMEGAKSHLHFFEMDLLDIDSIAAAIKGCSGVIHLACPNIIGQVEDPEKQILEPAIKGTVNVLKAAKEAGVERVVATSSISSIMPSPNWPADKIKGEECWTDLEYCKQKGLYYPIAKTLAEKAGWDFAKETGFDVVMINPGTALGPLLPPRINSSMAVLVSVLKGGKETYEDFFMGTAHFKDIALAHILALENKKAAGRHLCVESIRHFSDLVDKVAELYPEYDVAKLPKDTQPGLLRASGKDASKKLIDLGLEFTPVEQIIKDAVESLKSRGYV